The following coding sequences are from one Pocillopora verrucosa isolate sample1 chromosome 5, ASM3666991v2, whole genome shotgun sequence window:
- the LOC131770494 gene encoding uncharacterized protein isoform X2, whose translation MNVFMMLLAVATAVYSSSSALQGRSSFIQIVEDNYLTGHVIDRQKASSVLSCVHLCLRSRPLCLSVNYKEQERTMICELNDEGIVGAGDDTSSLLPMRGFIFAQLFNLTSPCFKWPCQNNGKCAVQYEKKSYVCICAKGYTGEHCETDMDECSASIRPCDVNANCQNTYGSHKCSCKNGFYGNGKTCWTLIARFSNSDGKNWMRDDGRWWYDQQIAIGAINNPLVNDDMISTAFWSVSGRELKITRSDDPSHTPLLQTTGNCLAGQTFRSKITSYGDFRNGKAWAIDKCLGSCTVQYGGQYNSTDGFQQADCNGDIQSANKIGFWCDNGSGDGSVMMIGGGGWNCARADHGIGITETAAASFVEDGGNETEYDFGYDGEKNKAPSQSYSLNLWIR comes from the exons ATGAACGTCTTCATGATGCTACTGGCTGTGGCCACTGCAGTGTACAGTTCATCATCAGCTCTACAGGGCCGATCATCCTTCATTCAAATTGTGGAAGATAATTACCTAACCGGTCATGTCATAGATCGTCAGAAGGCGTCCAGCGTTTTATCCTGCGTCCATCTCTGCCTGAGAAGCCGTCCTCTTTGCCTCTCAGTGAATTACAAGGAACAAGAAAGAACCATGATTTGTGAACTAAACGATGAAGGAATAGTAGGTGCTGGAGACGATACCTCTTCCCTTCTACCTATGCGTGGATTCATCTTTGCACAGTTGTTTAATCTCACG tCTCCATGTTTCAAATGGCCTTGTCAGAACAATGGGAAATGTGCGGTACAGTACGAGAAGAAAAGTTACGTGTGCATTTGCGCGAAAGGATACACAGGGGAACATTGCGAAACGG ATATGGACGAGTGCAGTGCTTCCATCCGGCCTTGTGACGTTAATGCAAACTGCCAGAACACCTATGGCTCCCACAAGTGTTCCTGTAAAAATGGATTCTatggaaatggaaaaacat GCTGGACTCTTATCGCTCGATTCTCAAACAGCGATGGCAAAAATTGGATGCGTGACGATGGTAGATGGTGGTATGACCAGCAAATTGCCATTGGAGCGATAAACAACCCTTTAGTGAACGACGATATGATTTCAACAGCCTTTTGGTCGGTCAGCGgcagagaattaaaaatcacgCGTAGTGACGACCCTAGTCACACTCCTCTGTTACAGaccacaggtaactgtttggCTGGACAAACGTTCCGATCTAAAATCACAAGTTATGGCGATTTTAGAAATGGCAAGGCCTGGGCCATTGATAAGTGTCTGGGAAGTTGTACggttcaatatggcggacagtaCAATTCAACAGACGGGTTTCAACAGGCTGATTGCAATGGAGACATCCAAAGCGCCAACAAAATCGGCTTCTGGTGTGACAATGGTAGTGGGGATGGATCAGTGATGATGATTGGTGGGGGAGGATGGAACTGTGCACGTGCTGATCATGGGATTGGGATCACAGAAACTGCCGCTGCTTCTTTCGTTGAAGATGGTGGTAATGAAACTGAATATGACTTTGGTTAtgatggtgaaaaaaataaagctccATCCCAGTCCTACTCGTTGAACTTATGGATCCGTTAA
- the LOC131770494 gene encoding uncharacterized protein isoform X1, whose amino-acid sequence MNVFMMLLAVATAVYSSSSALQGRSSFIQIVEDNYLTGHVIDRQKASSVLSCVHLCLRSRPLCLSVNYKEQERTMICELNDEGIVGAGDDTSSLLPMRGFIFAQLFNLTSPCFKWPCQNNGKCAVQYEKKSYVCICAKGYTGEHCETDMDECSASIRPCDVNANCQNTYGSHKCSCKNGFYGNGKTCIHSGWTLIARFSNSDGKNWMRDDGRWWYDQQIAIGAINNPLVNDDMISTAFWSVSGRELKITRSDDPSHTPLLQTTGNCLAGQTFRSKITSYGDFRNGKAWAIDKCLGSCTVQYGGQYNSTDGFQQADCNGDIQSANKIGFWCDNGSGDGSVMMIGGGGWNCARADHGIGITETAAASFVEDGGNETEYDFGYDGEKNKAPSQSYSLNLWIR is encoded by the exons ATGAACGTCTTCATGATGCTACTGGCTGTGGCCACTGCAGTGTACAGTTCATCATCAGCTCTACAGGGCCGATCATCCTTCATTCAAATTGTGGAAGATAATTACCTAACCGGTCATGTCATAGATCGTCAGAAGGCGTCCAGCGTTTTATCCTGCGTCCATCTCTGCCTGAGAAGCCGTCCTCTTTGCCTCTCAGTGAATTACAAGGAACAAGAAAGAACCATGATTTGTGAACTAAACGATGAAGGAATAGTAGGTGCTGGAGACGATACCTCTTCCCTTCTACCTATGCGTGGATTCATCTTTGCACAGTTGTTTAATCTCACG tCTCCATGTTTCAAATGGCCTTGTCAGAACAATGGGAAATGTGCGGTACAGTACGAGAAGAAAAGTTACGTGTGCATTTGCGCGAAAGGATACACAGGGGAACATTGCGAAACGG ATATGGACGAGTGCAGTGCTTCCATCCGGCCTTGTGACGTTAATGCAAACTGCCAGAACACCTATGGCTCCCACAAGTGTTCCTGTAAAAATGGATTCTatggaaatggaaaaacatgTATACATAGCG GCTGGACTCTTATCGCTCGATTCTCAAACAGCGATGGCAAAAATTGGATGCGTGACGATGGTAGATGGTGGTATGACCAGCAAATTGCCATTGGAGCGATAAACAACCCTTTAGTGAACGACGATATGATTTCAACAGCCTTTTGGTCGGTCAGCGgcagagaattaaaaatcacgCGTAGTGACGACCCTAGTCACACTCCTCTGTTACAGaccacaggtaactgtttggCTGGACAAACGTTCCGATCTAAAATCACAAGTTATGGCGATTTTAGAAATGGCAAGGCCTGGGCCATTGATAAGTGTCTGGGAAGTTGTACggttcaatatggcggacagtaCAATTCAACAGACGGGTTTCAACAGGCTGATTGCAATGGAGACATCCAAAGCGCCAACAAAATCGGCTTCTGGTGTGACAATGGTAGTGGGGATGGATCAGTGATGATGATTGGTGGGGGAGGATGGAACTGTGCACGTGCTGATCATGGGATTGGGATCACAGAAACTGCCGCTGCTTCTTTCGTTGAAGATGGTGGTAATGAAACTGAATATGACTTTGGTTAtgatggtgaaaaaaataaagctccATCCCAGTCCTACTCGTTGAACTTATGGATCCGTTAA
- the LOC131770494 gene encoding uncharacterized protein isoform X3, with protein sequence MNVFMMLLAVATAVYSSSSALQGRSSFIQIVEDNYLTGHVIDRQKASSVLSCVHLCLRSRPLCLSVNYKEQERTMICELNDEGIVGAGDDTSSLLPMRGFIFAQLFNLTSPCFKWPCQNNGKCAVQYEKKSYVCICAKGYTGEHCETGWTLIARFSNSDGKNWMRDDGRWWYDQQIAIGAINNPLVNDDMISTAFWSVSGRELKITRSDDPSHTPLLQTTGNCLAGQTFRSKITSYGDFRNGKAWAIDKCLGSCTVQYGGQYNSTDGFQQADCNGDIQSANKIGFWCDNGSGDGSVMMIGGGGWNCARADHGIGITETAAASFVEDGGNETEYDFGYDGEKNKAPSQSYSLNLWIR encoded by the exons ATGAACGTCTTCATGATGCTACTGGCTGTGGCCACTGCAGTGTACAGTTCATCATCAGCTCTACAGGGCCGATCATCCTTCATTCAAATTGTGGAAGATAATTACCTAACCGGTCATGTCATAGATCGTCAGAAGGCGTCCAGCGTTTTATCCTGCGTCCATCTCTGCCTGAGAAGCCGTCCTCTTTGCCTCTCAGTGAATTACAAGGAACAAGAAAGAACCATGATTTGTGAACTAAACGATGAAGGAATAGTAGGTGCTGGAGACGATACCTCTTCCCTTCTACCTATGCGTGGATTCATCTTTGCACAGTTGTTTAATCTCACG tCTCCATGTTTCAAATGGCCTTGTCAGAACAATGGGAAATGTGCGGTACAGTACGAGAAGAAAAGTTACGTGTGCATTTGCGCGAAAGGATACACAGGGGAACATTGCGAAACGG GCTGGACTCTTATCGCTCGATTCTCAAACAGCGATGGCAAAAATTGGATGCGTGACGATGGTAGATGGTGGTATGACCAGCAAATTGCCATTGGAGCGATAAACAACCCTTTAGTGAACGACGATATGATTTCAACAGCCTTTTGGTCGGTCAGCGgcagagaattaaaaatcacgCGTAGTGACGACCCTAGTCACACTCCTCTGTTACAGaccacaggtaactgtttggCTGGACAAACGTTCCGATCTAAAATCACAAGTTATGGCGATTTTAGAAATGGCAAGGCCTGGGCCATTGATAAGTGTCTGGGAAGTTGTACggttcaatatggcggacagtaCAATTCAACAGACGGGTTTCAACAGGCTGATTGCAATGGAGACATCCAAAGCGCCAACAAAATCGGCTTCTGGTGTGACAATGGTAGTGGGGATGGATCAGTGATGATGATTGGTGGGGGAGGATGGAACTGTGCACGTGCTGATCATGGGATTGGGATCACAGAAACTGCCGCTGCTTCTTTCGTTGAAGATGGTGGTAATGAAACTGAATATGACTTTGGTTAtgatggtgaaaaaaataaagctccATCCCAGTCCTACTCGTTGAACTTATGGATCCGTTAA